In one Podarcis muralis chromosome 7, rPodMur119.hap1.1, whole genome shotgun sequence genomic region, the following are encoded:
- the LOC144328543 gene encoding interferon-inducible GTPase 5-like produces MVEDFEVAISQGQLAGAVSHVLAKPLPFFNSTPLHIAVVGEPGSGKSSFINAMLGLRADDPQVILWDHPRRGTPTFGEDKFEKVDLNHFDFFIIVGSQRFRSTHSDLVREIQDMGKSFYFVRTKADLDLSAAKRQQPSDYNEKKVLLHIQEDCKECLVREGVRDPQVFIVSNWEADCFDFPLLQETLKNDLLRLKRQAFLLRFPSICLAYEYHHWEHFPIFGFLLSGGISLLRTYFMLQKCISGAVDDTQRVLAKALEAEGEKSI; encoded by the coding sequence ATGGTGGAAGACTTTGAGGTAGCCATTTCTCAGGGCCAGTTGGCAGGCGCTGTGTCGCACGTGCTGGCAAAACCACTGCCCTTTTTCAACAGCACTCCGCTCCACATTGCCGTAGTAGGAGAGCCCGGCTCCGGGAAGTCCTCCTTCATCAATGCCATGCTGGGTCTTCGTGCTGATGATCCGCAAGTGATCCTTTGGGACCACCCCAGAAGGGGAACGCCAACTTTTGGGGAGGACAAATTTGAGAAGGTCGATTTGAATCACTTTGATTTCTTCATCATCGTCGGCTCCCAGCGCTTCCGCTCCACCCATTCTGACCTGGTCCGTGAGATCCAAGATATGGGCAAGAGCTTCTACTTTGTGCGCACCAAAGCAGACCTGGACCTGTCGGCCGCCAAGAGGCAACAGCCATCTGACTACAATGAGAAGAAGGTCCTCTTGCACATCCAGGAGGACTGCAAAGAGTGCTTGGTAAGAGAAGGAGTGAGGGACCCACAAGTCTTCATCGTCTCCAACTGGGAAGCCGACTGCTTTGACTTCCCCCTCCTGCAGGAAACGCTGAAGAACGATCTCCTGCGGCTGAAGAGGCAAGCCTTTCTGCTCCGCTTCCCTAGCATCTGCCTGGCTTATGAATATCACCACTGGGAGCATTTCCCCATCTTTGGCTTTCTTCTGTCCGGAGGGATTTCGCTTCTTCGCACCTACTTCATGCTGCAGAAATGCATATCTGGTGCTGTTGATGATACCCAGAGGGTTCTGGCCAAAGCTCTTGAGGCAGAGGGGGAAAAGTCCATTTAG